From a single Brassica napus cultivar Da-Ae chromosome C9, Da-Ae, whole genome shotgun sequence genomic region:
- the LOC106436892 gene encoding acid beta-fructofuranosidase 3, vacuolar: MASSDALLPVIFRRKPLSDSRSDDLILESRRRQPIKVHRAVILLLIALYVTLIVIHNGSASKNCGSDETMTKSPAHLAGVSEKRNFRKTEPFAWNNTMLSWQRTAFHFQPEKNWMNDPNGPLFYKGLYHFFYQYNLNGAVWGDIAWGHAVSKDLIHWFHFPLAMVPDQWYDANGVWTGSATLLDDGSIVMLYTGSTDNFVQVLNLAYPEDPSDPLLMKWTKFSGNPVLVPPPGIGAKDFRDPTTAWKTLDGKWRITIGSKVNRTGISLVYDTTDFKTYEKLDNLLHQVPDTGMWECIDFYPVSKTEINGLDTSVNGPDVKHILKASMDDTRIDHYAIGTYYDSNGTWIPDDPIFDVGISTGLRYDYGKFYASKTFYDRNKRRRILWGWIGESDSEAADVQKVWSSVQSIPRTVVLDTKTGKNLLQWPVEEVKSLRLSSKKFDMKVKPETVVQVDVSSTAQLDIEAEFEINKEDLKKITGDESVEAEEDFSCETSGGSTVSGALGPFGFSVLTDESLSEQTTVYFYVTTKGKNSELKTFFCTDTLRSTMANDVVKSVYGSFVPVLKEEKLTMRILVDHSIIEGFGQGGRTCITSRVYPTEATYGAAKLFLFNNAFNATITASFEVWQMNSAFIRPYSAADLVLLHNSS; this comes from the exons atgGCGAGCTCGGATGCTCTCTTGCCTGTCATCTTCCGACGAAAACCATTATCAGATTCAAGATCCGACGACCTGATCTTGGAAAGCCGTCGGAGACAACCCATCAAAGTCCATCGCGCCGTCATCTTGCTCTTGATCGCTTTGTACGTCACTCTCATCGTTATACACAACGGCTCTGCAAGCAAGAATTGTGGAAGTGATGAAACAATGACGAAGTCACCTGCTCATTTGGCCGGTGTGTCGGAGAAGAGAAACTTTCGGAAAACAGAACCGTTTGCGTGGAACAATACGATGTTGTCGTGGCAACGAACGGCGTTTCATTTTCAGCCTGAGAAGAACTGGATGAACG ATCCTAATG GTCCATTGTTCTATAAGGGATTGTATCATTTCTTCTATCAATACAATCTAAATGGAGCCGTCTGGGGTGATATTGCTTGGGGTCACGCCGTTTCAAAGGATCTTATACACTGGTTTCACTTCCCATTAGCCATGGTTCCTGACCAGTGGTACGACGCTAACGGCGTCTGGACCGGTTCCGCCACTTTGCTCGATGATGGCTCCATTGTAATGCTCTACACCGGTTCCACCGACAACTTCGTACAg gTTCTAAATCTTGCCTATCCTGAAGATCCCAGTGACCCCCTTTTAATGAAATGGACCAAGTTCTCTGGCAACCCTGTTCTTGTACCGCCTCCAGGTATCGGAGCCAAGGACTTCCGTGACCCAACAACGGCTTGGAAGACATTGGATGGAAAATGGCGGATTACCATCGGTTCCAAGGTCAACAGAACCGGAATATCTCTAGTCTATGATACTACCGATTTTAAAACCTACGAGAAGCTAGATAACTTGTTGCACCAGGTCCCTGATACGGGAATGTGGGAGTGCATTGACTTTTACCCGGTGTCCAAGACTGAAATCAACGGGCTTGACACTTCTGTCAATGGACCGGATGTGAAACATATCCTGAAGGCTAGCATGGACGATACTAGGATCGACCATTATGCCATTGGGACATATTATGATTCAAATGGAACATGGATCCCGGATGATCCTATTTTCGATGTTGGGATAAGTACCGGTTTGCGATATGATTACGGGAAATTTTATGCGTCAAAAACGTTTTACGATCGAAATAAGAGACGAAGAATCTTGTGGGGTTGGATCGGTGAATCTGACAGTGAAGCTGCTGATGTACAAAAGGTTTGGTCTTCTGTTCAG AGCATCCCTAGAACTGTTGTCCTAGACACGAAGACGGGAAAGAACTTACTCCAATGGCCAGTTGAAGAAGTCAAATCTTTGAGACTGAGCAGCAAGAAGTTCGACATGAAGGTTAAACCAGAGACGGTGGTTCAGGTTGATGTAAGTTCCACGGCTCAGCTAGACATAGAAGCTGAGTTCGAGATCAACAAAGAAGATCTCAAAAAAATCACTGGAGATGAATCCGTGGAAGCTGAAGAAGATTTCAGCTGTGAAACAAGTGGAGGTTCAACTGTAAGTGGTGCTTTAGGGCCTTTCGGATTCTCTGTTCTTACTGATGAAAGCTTATCGGAACAAACCACGGTTTACTTCTATGTGACGACTAAGGGGAAAAATTCTGAACTCAAGACTTTCTTTTGCACTGACACCTTAAG GTCGACAATGGCAAACGATGTGGTTAAATCGGTATATGGAAGCTTCGTACCGGTCCTTAAAGAGGAGAAATTGACTATGAGAATCTTG GTGGATCATTCGATAATAGAAGGGTTCGGACAAGGTGGGAGAACATGTATTACGTCAAGAGTATATCCGACAGAAGCCACCTACGGAGCTGCGAAGCTCTTCTTGTTCAACAATGCCTTTAATGCTACCATTACGGCGTCATTTGAGGTCTGGCAAATGAACAGTGCTTTTATTCGTCCTTACTCTGCGGCCGATTTGGTGCTCCTTCACAATTCATCATGA
- the LOC106386132 gene encoding uncharacterized protein LOC106386132 translates to MVSILHNPTTNHSHSVTLGYCSDIFYLATFKNLDDRLLLIFLARLTTNPGATSSVNPVEVVKAETLTISEIAAFIKREPAKVAYFDCIATIDDVKHGTEWYYIACKDCQTKLNRGPTTLLCPKCGNENATAVAYYRVEMFVYDNEEQCTFIILGDAGKELTGRKATELIDTYAEVIILINLTLIFIIKCYQFDK, encoded by the exons ATGGTTAGTATTTTACATAACCCTACCACTAATCACTCGCACTCAGTTACACTCGGTTATTGTTCAGATATATTTTACTTGGCCACTTTTAAGAACCTTGATGATCGCCtgttgttaatttttttggcaAGGTTGACCACGAACCCTGGTGCAACTTCTTCAGTCAATCCTGTTGAGGTGGTTAAAGCTGAAACACTCACAATAAGTGAGATTGCTGCCTTCATCAAGCGTGAGCCTGCTAAG GTTGCCTACTTTGACTGCATTGCCACAATTGATGATGTCAAGCATGGCACTGAGTGGTATTACATTGCTTGCAAGGATTGCCAGACGAAGCTAAACCGCGGGCCGACAACACTGCTTTGTCCAAAATGCGGCAATGAAAATGCTACTGCAGTAGCCTA CTACCGGGTGGAGATGTTTGTCTATGATAATGAGGAGCAGTGCACGTTCATCATTCTTGGAGATGCTGGGAAAGAGCTTACTGGCAGAAAAGCAACAGAGTTGATCGACACATATGCTGAGGTAATAATTTTGATAAACTTGACACTTATTTTCATCATAAAGTGCTAccaatttgataaatga
- the LOC106384686 gene encoding uncharacterized protein LOC106384686: protein MIYTLTNYYASNTKVMYHVADQRLVICISHASELRKVEEDIEAILTERFRIHSFADFEANCDLRGDLHDVVGHLKLVDGHPLHQRPVLCTKDDSASRKVMVHLQLKE, encoded by the exons ATGATCTACACACTGACCAACTACTATGCATCGAACACCAAGGTGATGTACCATGTTGCTGACCAGAGGCTGGTAATTTGCATCTCACACGCCTCTGAGCTGAGGAAGGTGGAAGAAGACATTGAAGCCATTTTGACAGAGCGCTTCAGAATCCATTCCTTTGCAGATTTTGAAGCCAACTGTGATCTCAGAGGAGATCTTCACG ATGTTGTCGGCCACCTTAAGCTGGTTGATGGGCATCCTCTCCATCAGCGTCCGGTTTTGTGCACCAAGGATGACTCAGCTTCTCGGAAAGTGATGGTTCATTTGCAACTTAAAGAGTAA